The Pirellulales bacterium genome has a segment encoding these proteins:
- a CDS encoding FtsX-like permease family protein, giving the protein MLRFAIRSLAYHWRTNLAVALGVMAATAVLTGALVVGDSVRGSLRHLIVDRLGRIDSVLVAPRFFRTELADEIAFSPGFQNDFTAALPAIVLQGTLAKPDGSDHQHAGSVSVLGVGAEFWKFGRGGPQQPPKTGEIVLNQPLADELQVRPGDQVMLRLPQAADVPADSPLGRKSETIRSQRFTVSEIISAAGLGGFGLRPSQQAPLNAFTTVESLQRMVEVHGRVNAVIVASRSASEAVSINAELLLQAALHPTLADYGLSIRKTERGYFNLTTDRMVLEPAVEQAAMNAFGALGAQPAYTYLANLIRIPNSNWKVPYSTIAAVNFTTDPPLGPFVDLQSKPIAPLEVDEIVLNSWVAGDLLAQGAKLQPGDSIELTYFEPESTHGKVVESSHIFRLKDIVNLVGPADDRSFTPEVKGVTDEESIADWNPPFPYDSARVRSLPPHDEDDKYWKKYRATPKGFISLKQGRKLWGSRFGNTTSIRIPDVEISLRNRSSAASSETTTSKSENNGSVTPESLAKLLEQKLSPASVGFEFIPIKRFGLKAAAGTTPFAGLFLAFSFFIIIAALMLILLLFKLGVDSRAAELGIVLAVGWRRSAARWTYLLEGAVVAKVGALAGVVLGVGYAWLMLAGLKTWWLGAITAPFLGLYVAPTTLIIGYLSGLFVSLATIAWSLRQLGKVTVRRLLAGESLESRSWSSCRSAWPRWFAIFALFVAVACGLGATRFANESQSLLFLGSGALVLTAILVTIWNMLRFDQDSSLIGVCPPLVRLAIRNSSRFPMRSTLTIGLTATACFLIASLSAFQLAPSSTGPKFNSGDGGLALIAQSDQPIYQNMNNSKGRDELGFSQTTQDLFSSLEAGARIDRLKIFSLRVQRGDEASCLNLFQSRQPRILGLPEEFIERGGFAWAATLSSHAIAEASHPDQIPWRLLLENRDPDVIPVVIDQNTALYSLHLYGGVGQIFEIDLPRDGTLKLQVVGLLKNSIFQGDLLMSERNFLQVFPETSGYRMFLIESPPAKANRVAAALETNLGDYGFDTQATAARLADLFAVQNAYLAMFRSLGGLGLLLGTFGLATVQLRNVVERRGELALLRAAGFRRSRLVQMVMLENAWLLMGGLASGVIAALVALLPHLFAGNATIPWPSLAATLFTVLIVGVLAGLLAVRAVLKSPLLPALRNK; this is encoded by the coding sequence ATGCTAAGGTTCGCCATTCGCTCCCTCGCCTACCATTGGCGGACGAATCTCGCCGTCGCACTGGGTGTGATGGCAGCAACGGCAGTATTGACCGGCGCGCTCGTGGTCGGCGATTCTGTGCGTGGCAGTTTGCGGCACTTGATCGTCGATCGACTTGGGCGGATCGATTCCGTGCTCGTTGCGCCGCGATTCTTTCGCACAGAGCTGGCGGACGAGATCGCGTTTAGCCCTGGCTTTCAGAATGACTTCACTGCCGCATTACCCGCGATCGTCCTCCAGGGAACGCTTGCAAAACCTGACGGCAGCGACCATCAGCATGCTGGCAGCGTCAGCGTGTTGGGCGTCGGGGCAGAGTTTTGGAAGTTCGGCCGCGGCGGCCCACAACAACCTCCCAAGACTGGCGAAATCGTCCTCAACCAGCCGCTTGCCGACGAATTACAAGTGAGGCCCGGCGATCAGGTCATGCTGCGATTGCCGCAAGCCGCGGATGTCCCGGCCGATAGCCCGCTCGGTCGCAAGTCCGAAACCATCCGCAGCCAGCGGTTCACGGTGAGCGAAATCATCTCGGCCGCGGGGCTTGGCGGATTTGGCTTGCGCCCTTCGCAGCAAGCGCCGCTTAACGCGTTTACGACCGTCGAATCCTTGCAGCGAATGGTTGAAGTTCATGGCCGTGTGAACGCGGTGATCGTCGCGAGTCGATCAGCGAGTGAAGCCGTTTCGATCAATGCCGAACTGCTGCTTCAAGCAGCACTGCATCCCACTCTGGCCGATTATGGGCTGTCGATTCGCAAGACCGAACGTGGCTACTTCAATTTAACGACCGACCGAATGGTGCTCGAGCCGGCGGTCGAACAGGCTGCGATGAACGCCTTCGGCGCGCTGGGCGCTCAACCTGCTTACACCTACTTAGCGAATTTGATTCGGATTCCCAACAGCAACTGGAAGGTTCCCTATTCAACCATTGCTGCCGTCAACTTCACCACCGATCCACCACTGGGTCCGTTTGTCGATCTGCAAAGCAAGCCGATTGCGCCACTGGAGGTCGATGAAATTGTTCTGAATTCGTGGGTAGCCGGCGATTTATTGGCTCAAGGAGCGAAACTGCAACCTGGTGATTCGATCGAGCTCACCTATTTCGAGCCAGAAAGCACGCACGGCAAAGTCGTGGAATCTAGCCACATCTTTCGCTTGAAAGACATTGTAAACCTGGTCGGTCCTGCCGACGATCGCAGCTTCACTCCGGAAGTGAAGGGCGTGACCGACGAAGAATCGATCGCCGACTGGAATCCACCGTTCCCCTACGATTCGGCTCGCGTTCGCAGCTTGCCGCCGCACGATGAAGATGACAAGTATTGGAAGAAGTACCGCGCGACACCAAAGGGGTTTATCAGTTTGAAACAAGGTCGCAAGCTGTGGGGCAGCCGTTTTGGTAATACGACGTCGATTCGCATCCCCGATGTCGAGATTTCCCTCCGCAATCGGTCGTCCGCTGCGTCGAGTGAAACGACGACATCAAAATCCGAAAATAACGGCAGCGTAACACCGGAATCGCTCGCCAAATTACTGGAGCAGAAGCTGTCGCCCGCCTCAGTGGGCTTCGAGTTCATCCCGATCAAGCGCTTCGGCCTCAAAGCTGCCGCCGGCACGACGCCGTTTGCCGGTCTATTTTTAGCATTCAGTTTCTTCATTATTATTGCGGCGCTGATGTTGATCTTATTGCTCTTCAAGCTCGGCGTCGATTCGCGCGCCGCGGAATTGGGCATCGTGCTGGCTGTCGGATGGCGACGGTCGGCCGCACGGTGGACGTATTTGCTCGAAGGCGCAGTCGTCGCCAAAGTTGGCGCCTTGGCCGGCGTCGTGCTCGGAGTCGGCTACGCCTGGCTGATGCTCGCCGGTCTGAAAACTTGGTGGCTTGGCGCGATTACCGCGCCGTTTCTCGGCCTGTACGTTGCGCCGACAACACTTATCATCGGCTACCTCAGCGGCCTTTTCGTATCGCTGGCGACGATTGCTTGGTCTCTGCGCCAGTTAGGAAAAGTGACAGTGCGGCGACTACTTGCCGGGGAAAGCTTGGAAAGCCGCTCTTGGTCATCGTGCCGCTCCGCCTGGCCACGATGGTTCGCGATATTCGCGCTGTTTGTCGCCGTCGCCTGCGGACTTGGCGCGACAAGATTTGCCAACGAGTCGCAATCGCTTCTGTTTCTCGGCTCCGGCGCGCTCGTTTTGACGGCGATTCTGGTTACGATCTGGAACATGTTGCGTTTCGACCAAGACTCATCTCTCATCGGTGTCTGTCCGCCGCTGGTGCGATTGGCGATCCGCAATAGCAGCCGTTTTCCAATGCGCAGTACCCTAACCATCGGCCTGACCGCCACCGCGTGCTTTCTCATCGCATCGCTCAGTGCGTTCCAACTCGCCCCGTCGTCAACCGGTCCAAAGTTCAACTCTGGCGACGGCGGGCTTGCACTCATTGCCCAATCCGACCAACCAATTTACCAGAATATGAATAATTCTAAGGGACGAGACGAATTGGGATTCAGCCAAACTACCCAAGATCTTTTCTCGTCGCTCGAAGCCGGGGCAAGAATCGATCGACTGAAAATCTTCTCGCTTCGCGTCCAAAGGGGCGACGAGGCTAGTTGTCTGAATTTGTTCCAATCACGACAGCCACGGATTTTAGGACTGCCAGAGGAGTTTATCGAACGCGGCGGCTTTGCATGGGCCGCAACGCTTTCAAGCCATGCCATCGCGGAAGCTTCTCACCCCGATCAGATACCGTGGAGATTGCTGCTAGAGAATCGCGACCCCGACGTCATTCCCGTTGTCATCGACCAAAACACCGCTCTCTACAGCCTGCATCTGTACGGTGGCGTCGGCCAAATTTTTGAAATCGATTTGCCGCGCGACGGCACGTTGAAACTTCAAGTCGTCGGGTTGCTCAAAAACAGCATCTTCCAAGGCGATTTGCTGATGAGCGAACGCAATTTTCTCCAGGTATTCCCCGAAACCAGCGGCTATCGGATGTTTCTGATCGAGTCGCCGCCGGCCAAAGCCAATCGAGTCGCTGCGGCACTCGAAACCAACCTGGGAGACTATGGGTTCGATACGCAGGCGACTGCCGCGCGACTGGCCGACCTGTTTGCCGTGCAGAACGCCTACCTGGCCATGTTTCGTTCGCTGGGCGGCCTGGGCCTGCTGCTGGGCACTTTTGGATTAGCGACTGTGCAGCTTCGTAACGTCGTCGAGCGTCGCGGCGAGCTGGCCTTGCTGCGAGCCGCTGGATTTCGTCGGAGTCGTCTCGTTCAAATGGTGATGCTGGAAAACGCCTGGCTGCTTATGGGCGGGCTGGCTAGCGGCGTAATTGCCGCGCTCGTCGCGCTGCTGCCCCATCTGTTCGCTGGCAATGCGACCATTCCATGGCCGAGCCTGGCGGCGACGCTGTTCACGGTGTTGATCGTTGGCGTGCTGGCCGGCTTGCTGGCCGTGCGGGCTGTCCTGAAATCGCCTCTTCTACCGGCGCTCCGGAACAAATAG
- a CDS encoding TraR/DksA family transcriptional regulator, whose product MARKDALMSMRQILIKRRDALRQALAGDLSLLKELRAQTAGDLVDAALDSAQDEISSQLAEVESRELASVENALERMRKGQYGVCEGCGCKIPLARLNALPYATYCIECQREAEKYGSVGGQDGDWGRVNESGGDAEATFEDIEIDV is encoded by the coding sequence ATGGCACGTAAAGACGCATTGATGAGCATGAGGCAGATCCTAATCAAGCGGCGAGATGCACTTCGCCAAGCTTTAGCGGGCGACTTGAGCCTGCTCAAAGAGCTGCGCGCTCAAACCGCTGGCGACTTGGTTGACGCAGCGCTCGATTCGGCCCAGGATGAAATCAGTTCGCAACTGGCTGAAGTCGAAAGCCGCGAGCTGGCCAGCGTTGAAAATGCACTCGAACGGATGCGCAAAGGCCAATATGGCGTATGCGAAGGCTGCGGATGCAAAATTCCATTGGCTCGGCTAAATGCCCTGCCATATGCCACGTATTGCATCGAATGTCAGCGGGAAGCCGAAAAATATGGTTCGGTCGGCGGCCAAGACGGCGATTGGGGCCGCGTCAACGAGAGCGGCGGCGATGCCGAAGCGACGTTCGAGGATATTGAAATCGACGTCTAA
- a CDS encoding sugar phosphate isomerase/epimerase: MPDEQPRVILSAFADEAANQKTATQQFAALAAIGLQYYSIRFIDIGSGIKNVMKLSKAEITKIRHLEDEYGLNVASIGSPIGKIKLVDRADGTKNAYIPFKKYLATDVKRACELAHAFETKLIRGFSFYPPRGEDPAQHIPQVADHLGQIAETCHRSDLTFGLEIEANLVGQNGQIMAEIHRQVNHPALVTIFDGGNIICQGYTQAEAFQQYQAMKPGIGWMHIKDYKAPSGARRQGHIDEGALKNFVPADVGDTAHALILRDFRDHIPTLEKKLKRRGIPGVFLDLEPHLKGGGQFGGFSGPDGLGVAARSLCKVLDLAGLHYHLRDYDDVLAARGNG; the protein is encoded by the coding sequence ATGCCTGACGAGCAACCCCGTGTCATCCTAAGCGCCTTTGCCGACGAGGCGGCCAATCAAAAAACTGCTACCCAGCAGTTTGCCGCGCTGGCCGCGATTGGCCTTCAATATTACAGCATTCGATTCATCGACATCGGCAGCGGCATCAAGAACGTGATGAAGCTTTCCAAAGCCGAAATCACGAAGATACGCCACTTGGAAGATGAATATGGACTCAATGTGGCGTCGATTGGCTCGCCGATCGGGAAAATCAAGCTGGTCGATCGAGCCGACGGCACTAAGAACGCATATATTCCGTTCAAGAAGTATCTGGCCACCGACGTAAAGCGCGCCTGTGAGCTGGCTCACGCTTTTGAAACGAAGCTGATCCGCGGCTTTTCGTTCTATCCGCCCCGCGGCGAAGATCCGGCGCAGCACATTCCTCAAGTCGCCGATCACCTCGGACAAATTGCCGAGACTTGTCATCGTTCCGACTTGACCTTTGGACTAGAAATTGAAGCCAACCTCGTCGGACAAAACGGGCAAATTATGGCCGAGATTCACCGCCAAGTGAACCATCCGGCATTGGTGACCATTTTCGACGGTGGTAACATCATTTGCCAAGGATATACACAGGCCGAGGCGTTTCAGCAATATCAGGCGATGAAGCCCGGCATTGGTTGGATGCATATCAAAGACTATAAAGCTCCCAGCGGCGCGCGCCGACAGGGCCACATCGATGAAGGAGCACTCAAAAACTTCGTACCTGCCGATGTTGGCGACACGGCCCATGCCTTGATCCTGCGCGACTTCCGCGATCATATTCCGACGTTGGAAAAGAAACTCAAGCGCCGCGGCATTCCGGGAGTGTTCCTCGATCTGGAGCCGCATTTGAAAGGTGGCGGCCAATTCGGTGGTTTTAGCGGCCCTGATGGTCTAGGCGTCGCTGCCCGCAGCTTGTGCAAGGTGCTCGATCTGGCCGGCCTTCACTATCATCTGCGAGATTATGACGACGTGCTGGCCGCCCGCGGCAATGGATAG
- a CDS encoding ABC transporter ATP-binding protein, whose amino-acid sequence MPDLIVENITKKYPTRNEPLTVLRGASLDLSRGENVAILGPSGSGKSTLLYIVGTLDRPTAGRVELQGSDPFSLAEPQLADFRNARIGFIFQDHFLLPQCSVLENVLLPTIAAGAADDALIGRAKMLLDRVGLSNRLDHRPAELSGGEKQRVAVARALIRNPVLLLADEPTGNLDRGTAASVGKLLHELQRAEQTMLIAVTHSLDLAATFDRRLELDSGLLRQV is encoded by the coding sequence ATGCCGGATCTGATTGTCGAAAACATCACGAAGAAATACCCGACTAGGAACGAGCCGCTGACTGTACTGCGCGGGGCGTCGCTCGATCTTTCGCGCGGTGAAAATGTGGCGATCCTTGGGCCTAGCGGCTCCGGCAAGAGCACCCTGCTCTACATTGTCGGCACACTCGATCGGCCAACCGCAGGGCGCGTCGAACTGCAAGGAAGTGATCCCTTTTCGCTTGCAGAGCCGCAACTTGCCGATTTTCGGAACGCGCGGATAGGATTTATCTTTCAAGATCATTTTTTGCTGCCGCAGTGTTCGGTGCTCGAAAATGTGTTGTTGCCGACGATTGCCGCAGGCGCGGCAGACGATGCGCTAATAGGCCGCGCCAAAATGCTGCTCGACCGCGTCGGCTTATCGAATCGCCTCGACCATCGTCCGGCCGAACTCTCCGGGGGCGAGAAGCAACGAGTGGCGGTCGCACGCGCCTTGATCCGCAATCCAGTGTTGCTCTTAGCCGACGAACCTACCGGAAATCTCGATCGTGGCACGGCGGCTTCCGTAGGAAAGCTGCTGCACGAACTGCAGCGCGCAGAGCAAACGATGCTGATCGCCGTGACTCATAGCCTCGATCTGGCAGCCACGTTCGACCGACGGCTGGAACTGGACTCTGGATTACTAAGGCAGGTATGA
- a CDS encoding BBP7 family outer membrane beta-barrel protein, whose translation MARYFEQICRACVLVYAMVFASSNAAAQLIDSDVVFASDQSDEAQPLLPLSPLSTPPQAPRSYYTGASTSTSTASNSNITADPLVGNSAVGCPNGDCGTVAGCQCGQHYCGNCDCGNCCNGCFPRWYVEAEAIFLWRNNDSVVQPVVLSSQTTSTVFNTHSADFDTGIGPRTLIGLRTSQSSAWECQYFSAIDMTGSGSVISPGQLTTPGQFPQLPGWSNFSAASVDYSSELHNVEINYLRYWNNLSLLGGFRFVRLSENYGLSVYDIGRDAYNTHSENNLFGAQLGGRWRECRNKFFWEFTGKAGIFGNDANQSQFLTSGDGSTIQRNITSYQSCVAFVGDLNLSIGFRMNQVWAARCGYNVIWIDQVALAADQLDFNLGTNAGRAIATNGDVILHGINVGLEGRW comes from the coding sequence GTGGCTCGCTATTTTGAGCAGATTTGCAGAGCGTGTGTACTCGTTTATGCGATGGTGTTCGCGTCATCCAATGCGGCCGCGCAATTGATCGATAGCGATGTTGTCTTCGCGTCCGATCAAAGCGATGAGGCGCAGCCGCTGTTGCCGCTATCGCCATTATCCACACCGCCGCAGGCGCCTCGATCTTATTACACCGGCGCGTCAACTTCGACGTCGACCGCGTCCAATTCAAACATCACGGCCGATCCGCTTGTCGGCAATTCGGCAGTTGGCTGTCCCAACGGCGATTGCGGCACGGTTGCGGGTTGCCAATGCGGGCAGCATTACTGTGGCAATTGCGATTGCGGCAATTGCTGTAACGGTTGCTTTCCGCGGTGGTACGTTGAGGCCGAGGCCATCTTCCTGTGGCGCAACAACGATTCCGTGGTCCAGCCGGTCGTGTTGTCGAGCCAAACCACAAGTACGGTTTTTAATACGCACAGTGCCGATTTCGACACCGGCATTGGTCCGCGCACCCTGATCGGTCTGCGCACCAGCCAATCCAGCGCTTGGGAGTGCCAGTATTTCAGTGCCATCGATATGACCGGCAGCGGCAGCGTCATCAGTCCCGGTCAGTTGACCACTCCCGGCCAGTTTCCGCAGCTTCCCGGCTGGAGCAACTTCAGCGCTGCGAGCGTCGATTACAGCAGTGAATTGCATAATGTGGAAATCAACTATTTGCGATATTGGAACAACTTGTCGCTGTTGGGAGGATTTCGCTTCGTACGATTGAGCGAAAACTATGGCCTGAGCGTCTACGATATCGGCCGTGACGCCTACAACACTCACAGCGAGAACAATCTATTCGGTGCCCAGCTCGGCGGCCGCTGGCGAGAATGTCGCAACAAATTCTTTTGGGAATTCACCGGTAAGGCCGGCATTTTCGGCAACGACGCAAACCAATCTCAATTTTTAACCAGCGGCGATGGCTCGACGATTCAGCGAAATATTACCAGCTATCAAAGCTGCGTGGCCTTTGTCGGCGATCTAAATCTGTCGATCGGATTCCGCATGAACCAGGTCTGGGCTGCACGCTGCGGCTACAACGTGATTTGGATCGACCAAGTTGCCTTGGCGGCGGATCAATTGGATTTCAACCTCGGAACGAACGCAGGTCGCGCCATTGCGACCAACGGCGACGTGATACTGCACGGCATCAACGTTGGTCTTGAAGGCCGCTGGTAG